One Paraburkholderia phytofirmans OLGA172 genomic window carries:
- the ccsB gene encoding c-type cytochrome biogenesis protein CcsB, translated as MDLTQVSSSSSPSRPQKAFASEALNVAQYDERPFLKRLGIVDWLFAVVMVAGAGFALSRYHPFMNYYDKLVLCCAVPVFVVLGWRWKPVRPLMVGIAALSLLAIQIYHGDLTRADNAFFLKYFLSSQSAILWMSALFVFATVFYWIGLLSRSPTGAAIGSKMTWAAVVMGFVGLMVRWYESYLIGADVGHIPISNLYEVFVLFSLITALFYLYYEQHYNTRALGAFVLLVISAAVGFLMWYSVARDAQQIQPLVPALQSWWMKIHVPANFIGYGSFALSAMVGVAYLAKERGVLADRLPPLDVLDDLMYKSIAVGFAFFTIATILGALWAAEAWGGYWSWDPKETWALIVWLNYAAWLHMRLMKGLRGAVAAWWALTGLLVTTFAFLGVNMFLSGLHSYGKL; from the coding sequence ATGGACTTGACTCAGGTTTCCTCCTCCTCCTCACCCTCGCGACCGCAGAAGGCGTTCGCGAGCGAGGCGCTCAACGTCGCGCAGTATGACGAGCGGCCGTTTCTGAAACGGCTCGGTATTGTCGACTGGCTGTTCGCCGTCGTGATGGTCGCGGGCGCGGGGTTCGCGCTGTCGCGCTATCACCCGTTCATGAATTACTACGACAAACTGGTGCTGTGCTGCGCAGTGCCGGTGTTCGTCGTGCTGGGCTGGCGCTGGAAACCGGTGCGTCCGCTGATGGTGGGCATCGCCGCACTGTCGCTGCTGGCGATCCAGATCTATCACGGCGATCTGACGCGCGCGGATAACGCGTTCTTCCTCAAATATTTCCTGTCGAGCCAGTCCGCGATTCTTTGGATGAGCGCGCTCTTCGTGTTCGCCACCGTCTTCTACTGGATCGGCCTGTTGTCGCGTTCACCGACCGGCGCTGCGATCGGTTCGAAGATGACCTGGGCCGCAGTGGTGATGGGCTTCGTCGGATTGATGGTGCGCTGGTATGAGTCGTATCTGATCGGCGCGGACGTCGGTCATATTCCAATCTCGAACCTGTATGAAGTGTTCGTGCTGTTCAGCCTGATCACCGCGCTGTTCTATCTGTACTACGAGCAGCACTACAACACGCGTGCGCTCGGCGCATTCGTGCTGCTGGTGATCAGCGCGGCGGTCGGCTTCCTGATGTGGTACTCGGTCGCCCGTGACGCACAGCAGATCCAGCCGCTCGTGCCGGCGCTGCAGAGCTGGTGGATGAAGATCCACGTGCCGGCTAACTTCATCGGATATGGCAGCTTTGCGCTGTCGGCGATGGTCGGCGTCGCGTATCTGGCGAAAGAGCGCGGCGTGCTGGCAGACCGCCTGCCGCCGCTCGATGTGCTCGACGACCTGATGTACAAGTCGATCGCCGTCGGCTTCGCGTTTTTCACCATCGCGACGATCCTCGGCGCGCTGTGGGCCGCTGAAGCATGGGGCGGTTACTGGAGCTGGGACCCGAAGGAAACGTGGGCGCTGATCGTCTGGCTGAACTACGCAGCCTGGCTTCATATGCGCTTGATGAAAGGCCTGCGCGGCGCGGTGGCGGCATGGTGGGCGCTGACCGGCCTGCTGGTGACGACCTTCGCATTTCTCGGCGTCAATATGTTCCTGTCGGGGCTGCATAGCTACGGCAAGCTGTAA
- the yihA gene encoding ribosome biogenesis GTP-binding protein YihA/YsxC, with product MSFLLHQSRFFTTVNHLRDLPATAQPEICFAGRSNAGKSTAINILCNQKRLAFASKTPGRTQHINYFSVGKEDEPTAHLVDLPGYGYAEVPGAAKAHWEALLSTYLQSRSQLRGMILMMDSRRPLTDLDRRMIEWFAPTGKPIHTLLTKCDKLTRQESVNALRATQKGLAEYRSAGYQGELTAQLFSALKRVGIDEAHELIESWLIPDAKGETDAPQ from the coding sequence ATGTCCTTCCTGCTCCACCAATCCCGCTTTTTCACGACCGTCAATCACCTGCGTGATCTGCCGGCTACCGCGCAACCCGAGATCTGCTTTGCGGGACGCTCGAATGCGGGCAAGTCCACGGCCATCAATATTCTGTGCAATCAGAAACGTCTGGCGTTCGCCAGTAAGACGCCGGGCCGCACCCAGCACATCAATTATTTCTCGGTGGGCAAGGAGGACGAGCCGACAGCGCACCTGGTCGACCTGCCGGGCTACGGTTATGCGGAAGTGCCGGGCGCGGCCAAGGCTCACTGGGAAGCGCTGCTCTCCACCTACCTGCAATCGCGCTCGCAACTGCGCGGCATGATTCTGATGATGGACTCGCGCCGCCCGTTGACGGATCTGGATCGGCGGATGATCGAGTGGTTCGCGCCGACCGGCAAGCCGATCCACACGCTGCTGACGAAGTGCGACAAATTGACGCGCCAAGAAAGCGTCAACGCCTTGCGCGCGACGCAGAAAGGGTTGGCTGAATATCGTTCCGCCGGCTACCAGGGCGAATTGACCGCGCAGCTGTTCTCGGCGCTCAAACGCGTCGGCATCGACGAAGCGCACGAGCTGATCGAAAGCTGGCTGATCCCCGACGCGAAGGGCGAAACGGACGCACCGCAGTAA
- a CDS encoding c-type cytochrome codes for MNRLCKALMVLQVAAGLSGLAIQARAADPAKPDVNRGQAIAVQVCASCHGADGNSAGGAYPKLADQHPEYLVKQLVDFKTQPGAKQPARNNAIMAGMAAALSDQDMANVAAYFSTQTPKLGYAHNKDTVPLGQKIYRGGIADKGVPACASCHGPTGQGIPSQYPRLSGQWAEYTVAQLTAFTQGPGARNNNEAMHAIASRLSDSEIKAVADYIAGLH; via the coding sequence ATGAATCGACTGTGCAAGGCTCTGATGGTGCTTCAAGTAGCGGCAGGTCTTTCAGGTTTGGCAATTCAGGCACGAGCAGCAGATCCGGCAAAGCCGGACGTCAATCGGGGGCAGGCAATCGCGGTGCAGGTTTGCGCGTCGTGTCACGGTGCAGATGGCAACAGTGCTGGCGGTGCGTATCCAAAGCTGGCGGACCAGCATCCCGAGTATCTCGTCAAGCAGCTGGTGGATTTCAAGACGCAGCCGGGCGCCAAGCAGCCCGCGCGCAACAACGCGATCATGGCGGGCATGGCTGCGGCGCTGTCCGACCAGGACATGGCCAACGTGGCTGCCTATTTTTCGACGCAGACTCCGAAGCTAGGCTACGCGCATAACAAAGATACCGTCCCGCTCGGTCAGAAGATTTATCGCGGTGGGATTGCAGATAAGGGTGTACCGGCGTGCGCAAGCTGCCACGGGCCGACCGGTCAGGGGATCCCGTCGCAGTATCCGCGTCTGTCGGGGCAGTGGGCGGAATACACGGTGGCGCAGTTGACTGCATTCACGCAAGGTCCGGGCGCGCGTAACAACAATGAGGCGATGCATGCCATTGCATCGCGTCTGTCGGACAGCGAGATCAAGGCTGTAGCGGATTACATCGCGGGCTTGCACTAA
- a CDS encoding cytochrome c biogenesis protein ResB: protein MSVTTSGLQSKSGNRITRSIIEVLSSMRFAISLLVILSIASIIGTVLTQDDPYPNYVNQFGPFWADIFRSLSLYTVYSSWWFMLILGFLMVSVSLCVIRNAPKMVADAKSWKDKVREGSLRAFHHKGEFAVHGTRAQTSAVLAKLSARLGYKFVTRESDGATLIAAKRGALTKFGYISAHIAIVVICLGGLLDSNLPIKLQMWLFDKSPIRSNTVINDIPPEHRLSQSNPTFRGYAWVPEGQHVSTAILNQPDGSLIQDLPFSIELNKFIVDYYSTGMPKLFASDIVVVDHKTGARVPARVEVNKPFTYDGVSIYQSSFQDGGSQMQMTAYPMSGSSAKTAPFGGMIGGNAPLSAATPLADGQTVEFTDFRAINVENVSNGSGQNDARGVAAHRTLKEAFDERLGSGAKSSKPLDLHNVGPSVQYKVRDKDGQAREYNNYMLPVDVAGEKMFLAGMRLNPDDPFRYLRIPADTGGTVKEWMNLRATLENPAMRAAAAHRFALRSVSGSNTELQQHLEESALRVLTLFAGADNSIKMPNGQTLGGFQAIAGFIDHSVPKGEQEKAAGLLLRMLEGATWDLWQLSREQLGEPDAQANADASRFIQSSINAISDSFLYGSPVYLQLDSFKQVQASVFQLTRAPGKKVVYLGSLLLVLGIFSMFYVRERRLWFWLKDTDHGTNVVMAMSSARKTLDFEKEFVQTRDAVGTALGVKLTEASGASDKPGHARAPSAGSQDSTR from the coding sequence ATGAGCGTCACCACGTCGGGTTTGCAGTCGAAGTCGGGCAATCGCATCACGCGCAGCATCATCGAAGTATTGAGTTCGATGCGCTTCGCGATCTCGTTGCTCGTGATTCTGTCGATCGCCAGTATTATCGGCACCGTCCTCACGCAGGACGATCCGTATCCCAACTACGTCAATCAGTTCGGCCCGTTCTGGGCGGACATCTTCCGCTCGCTGAGCTTGTACACGGTGTACAGCTCGTGGTGGTTCATGCTGATTCTCGGCTTCCTGATGGTGTCGGTGTCGCTGTGCGTGATCCGCAATGCGCCGAAAATGGTCGCGGACGCCAAGAGCTGGAAAGACAAGGTCCGCGAAGGCAGCTTGCGCGCGTTCCATCACAAGGGCGAGTTCGCGGTGCACGGCACGCGCGCACAGACCTCGGCGGTGCTCGCCAAACTCTCGGCCAGGCTTGGCTACAAGTTCGTCACACGGGAGTCGGACGGTGCAACGCTGATCGCCGCCAAGCGCGGCGCGCTGACCAAGTTCGGCTACATCTCCGCGCACATTGCGATTGTGGTGATCTGTCTGGGCGGCCTGCTCGACAGCAATCTGCCAATCAAGCTGCAAATGTGGCTGTTCGACAAGTCGCCGATCCGCTCCAACACGGTGATCAACGACATTCCGCCTGAACATCGCCTGTCGCAGTCGAATCCGACTTTCCGCGGCTATGCGTGGGTGCCGGAAGGGCAGCATGTGTCGACGGCGATTCTTAACCAGCCGGACGGCTCGCTGATCCAGGACCTGCCGTTCTCGATCGAGCTGAACAAGTTCATCGTCGACTACTACTCGACGGGCATGCCGAAGCTGTTCGCGAGCGACATCGTCGTGGTCGACCATAAAACGGGCGCGCGCGTGCCGGCCCGGGTCGAAGTGAACAAGCCATTCACCTACGACGGCGTCTCGATCTACCAGTCGAGCTTCCAGGACGGCGGGTCGCAGATGCAGATGACCGCGTACCCGATGTCCGGTTCGAGCGCGAAAACCGCGCCGTTCGGCGGCATGATCGGCGGCAATGCGCCGTTGAGTGCCGCCACACCGCTGGCCGACGGCCAGACCGTCGAATTCACGGATTTCCGTGCAATCAACGTCGAAAACGTCTCGAACGGCAGCGGCCAGAACGATGCGCGTGGCGTCGCCGCGCATCGTACGCTGAAAGAGGCGTTCGACGAGCGCCTCGGCTCGGGCGCGAAGAGCTCGAAGCCGCTCGATCTGCATAACGTCGGTCCGTCGGTGCAGTACAAGGTGCGCGACAAGGACGGCCAGGCGCGCGAGTACAACAACTACATGCTGCCGGTGGACGTCGCGGGCGAAAAGATGTTCCTCGCCGGCATGCGCCTGAATCCGGACGACCCATTCCGCTACCTGCGAATCCCCGCCGACACAGGCGGTACCGTCAAGGAATGGATGAACCTGCGCGCCACGCTTGAAAATCCGGCCATGCGCGCAGCCGCCGCTCACCGTTTCGCGCTGCGTTCGGTGTCGGGTTCGAATACCGAACTGCAACAGCACCTGGAAGAAAGCGCGCTGCGTGTCCTGACCCTGTTTGCCGGCGCGGACAACAGTATCAAGATGCCGAACGGCCAGACGCTCGGCGGCTTCCAGGCGATCGCCGGGTTCATCGATCATTCGGTGCCGAAGGGCGAGCAGGAAAAGGCCGCGGGCTTGCTGCTGCGCATGCTGGAAGGCGCGACGTGGGACCTGTGGCAACTGTCGCGCGAGCAGCTTGGCGAGCCGGATGCGCAGGCCAATGCGGACGCCAGCCGCTTTATCCAAAGCTCTATCAATGCGATATCCGACAGCTTTTTGTATGGATCGCCGGTCTACTTGCAGCTTGACTCATTCAAGCAGGTGCAAGCTTCGGTATTTCAGTTGACGCGCGCGCCGGGCAAAAAAGTCGTGTATCTTGGCAGCCTGCTCCTCGTGTTGGGCATCTTTTCGATGTTCTACGTCCGCGAAAGGCGCCTCTGGTTCTGGCTTAAAGATACCGATCACGGCACGAATGTCGTGATGGCGATGTCGAGCGCGCGCAAAACGCTGGATTTCGAAAAGGAGTTCGTTCAAACGCGCGACGCTGTAGGCACCGCGCTGGGTGTCAAACTCACTGAAGCATCCGGCGCCTCCGACAAACCCGGCCATGCCCGCGCGCCGTCTGCAGGCTCACAAGATTCGACCCGGTAA
- the hemB gene encoding porphobilinogen synthase, translating to MSFFPHYRPRRMRRDDFSRRLMRENILTTNDLIYPVFIVEGTNVRQAVPSMPGVERVSVDLLMGVAEQCVELGVPVLSLFPAIEPSLKTPDGREATNPAGLIPRAVRELKKNFPDLGVLTDVALDPYTSHGQDGVLDEAGYVINDETVEILVEQARAQAEAGVDIVAPSDMMDGRIGAIREMLESEGHIHTRIMAYSAKFASAFYGPFRDAVGSATNLGKGNKMTYQMDPANSDEALREVQADIEEGADMVMVKPGMPYLDIVRRVKDEFKFPTYVYQVSGEYAMLKAAAQNGWLDHDKAMMESLLAFKRAGADGVLTYFALDAARILRSQK from the coding sequence ATGAGCTTCTTTCCGCACTACCGTCCGCGCCGCATGCGCCGTGACGACTTCTCGCGCCGTCTGATGCGAGAAAACATCCTCACCACCAACGATCTGATCTATCCCGTGTTCATCGTCGAAGGCACCAACGTGCGGCAAGCCGTACCGTCGATGCCGGGCGTCGAGCGCGTGTCGGTGGATCTGCTGATGGGCGTGGCCGAGCAATGCGTCGAGTTGGGCGTGCCGGTGCTATCGCTCTTTCCGGCGATCGAGCCTTCCTTGAAGACGCCTGATGGCCGCGAAGCGACCAACCCGGCTGGCCTGATCCCGCGCGCAGTTCGCGAACTGAAAAAGAACTTCCCCGATTTGGGTGTGCTCACCGACGTCGCGCTGGATCCGTACACGAGCCACGGCCAGGACGGCGTACTCGACGAGGCCGGCTATGTGATCAACGACGAGACCGTCGAGATCCTCGTGGAACAGGCGCGCGCGCAGGCTGAAGCGGGTGTCGATATCGTCGCGCCCTCGGACATGATGGATGGCCGCATTGGCGCGATCCGCGAAATGCTCGAGAGCGAGGGTCATATCCATACGCGCATCATGGCCTACTCTGCCAAGTTCGCGTCGGCGTTTTACGGCCCGTTCCGCGATGCCGTCGGTTCTGCGACGAACCTCGGCAAGGGTAACAAGATGACTTACCAGATGGATCCGGCCAATTCGGATGAAGCCCTGCGCGAAGTGCAAGCGGACATCGAGGAAGGCGCGGATATGGTGATGGTCAAGCCAGGCATGCCGTATCTGGACATCGTGCGTCGTGTGAAGGACGAGTTCAAGTTCCCGACCTACGTGTATCAGGTGAGCGGCGAATACGCGATGCTGAAAGCGGCCGCGCAAAATGGCTGGCTCGATCACGACAAGGCGATGATGGAATCGCTGCTGGCGTTCAAGCGGGCAGGCGCGGATGGCGTGCTGACCTACTTCGCGCTGGATGCCGCGCGGATTTTGCGCTCGCAGAAGTGA
- the rplQ gene encoding 50S ribosomal protein L17, producing MRHRHGLRKLNRTSSHRLAMLRNMSNSLIEHEVIKTTLPKAKELRKVVEPLITLGKKPSLANRRLAFNRLRDRDSVTKLFEVLGPRYATRPGGYLRVLKFGFRVGDNAPMALVELLDRPEVEEVEVQEAE from the coding sequence ATGCGTCACCGTCATGGTTTGCGGAAACTGAACCGCACGAGCAGCCACCGTCTGGCAATGCTCCGTAACATGTCCAACTCGTTGATCGAGCACGAAGTCATCAAGACGACGCTGCCGAAGGCGAAAGAACTCCGTAAAGTCGTCGAGCCGCTGATCACGCTCGGCAAGAAGCCGTCGCTGGCAAATCGTCGTCTGGCGTTCAACCGCCTGCGTGATCGTGACTCGGTCACGAAGCTGTTCGAAGTTCTCGGCCCGCGTTACGCTACCCGTCCGGGCGGCTACCTGCGCGTCCTGAAGTTCGGTTTCCGCGTCGGCGACAACGCACCGATGGCACTGGTCGAATTGCTGGACCGTCCGGAAGTCGAAGAAGTTGAAGTGCAAGAAGCTGAGTAA
- the cutA gene encoding divalent-cation tolerance protein CutA → MSVNVTLILTTVPDAAVAQKLAAGALAARLCACVTQLGSVQSSYHWQGAIETAQEIQLLFKTSAARALELEQYIQAHHPYDTPEILSWQAMASVAYGQWITAETQRPLHV, encoded by the coding sequence GTGAGCGTGAATGTGACCTTGATTCTGACGACGGTACCGGATGCGGCCGTTGCTCAGAAGCTCGCGGCGGGCGCACTGGCCGCGCGGCTGTGCGCCTGCGTCACGCAGTTAGGCTCTGTGCAGTCCAGCTATCACTGGCAGGGCGCGATCGAAACGGCGCAGGAGATCCAGTTGCTGTTCAAGACCAGCGCGGCACGCGCGCTCGAGCTCGAGCAGTACATTCAGGCCCACCATCCCTACGACACGCCGGAAATCCTCTCGTGGCAAGCTATGGCATCGGTCGCGTACGGCCAGTGGATCACTGCTGAAACTCAACGTCCTCTCCATGTTTAA
- the dsbD gene encoding protein-disulfide reductase DsbD — MFNGLNRRARHALRAVVLLLGCLIVAQFGTLAHAADDFLDPAVAFKFSATEKPGEVDVTYKIADGYYMYRERFAFATRNGTTTIGEPQLPAGHVKFDQTFNKNVETYRNELTIRIPVKQPQGAFDLAVTSQGCADAGICYPPMERVYHVSGEALQPAGGAAAATATRQSTAAGAPWYERATSADYAQSLLEGGGFFAIIGLYFVAGAVLSLLPCSYPMIPILSAIIIGEGARVTRARGFALSLAYVIGMALVYTALGIAAALVGQSLGAWLQNPWVLGTFGVLLTVFALTLIAGFDIALPQRWQDGVSRASTGRSGGKFAAVAVMGALSALVVGACMTAPLFAVLAFIAHTGDALLGGAALFSMGLGLGVPLLIIGLGAGTLLPRAGAWMDGVKVFFGVVLLAAALWIVWPVLGATATMLLSALWLLIAAAGLGLFSAPAVGISVWRRLGRGIGAALAIWAAVLLVGLAAGSSDPLRPLAVLAVWGDGGEANVASVSKSPNRLSQSDLTFAPVRSSTDLDEAVKTAAQPAMLDFYADWCVSCKEMEKFTFSDPRVQAKLKQMNLLRADVTANNADDQMLLKRFSLFGPPGIIFFDQGGKEVLRVVGYESADKFLRTLDRANAPGA, encoded by the coding sequence ATGTTTAACGGTCTCAATCGACGTGCGCGCCATGCGTTGCGCGCCGTCGTCCTCCTGCTCGGTTGCCTGATCGTCGCTCAGTTCGGCACGCTTGCGCACGCTGCGGACGACTTCCTCGATCCCGCCGTCGCCTTCAAATTCAGCGCGACCGAGAAACCCGGCGAAGTCGACGTCACTTACAAGATCGCGGACGGTTACTACATGTACCGCGAGCGTTTCGCGTTCGCGACCCGTAACGGCACGACGACAATCGGCGAACCGCAATTGCCGGCTGGTCACGTCAAGTTCGATCAGACCTTCAACAAGAATGTCGAAACCTATCGCAATGAACTGACAATCCGCATCCCGGTGAAACAGCCGCAGGGGGCGTTCGACCTTGCTGTTACGTCTCAAGGCTGTGCGGATGCCGGCATCTGCTATCCGCCGATGGAGCGCGTGTATCACGTGAGCGGCGAGGCGTTGCAGCCGGCCGGCGGCGCCGCGGCGGCCACCGCCACGCGGCAATCCACAGCAGCCGGCGCACCGTGGTATGAGCGTGCCACTAGCGCCGACTATGCGCAGTCGCTACTGGAAGGCGGCGGCTTCTTCGCGATCATCGGGCTCTATTTCGTGGCCGGCGCCGTGCTCAGTCTGCTGCCGTGCTCGTATCCGATGATTCCGATCCTGTCTGCGATCATCATCGGCGAAGGCGCGCGGGTGACGCGTGCCCGTGGCTTTGCGTTGTCGCTGGCGTACGTGATCGGCATGGCACTCGTGTACACGGCGCTTGGCATCGCGGCAGCGCTCGTTGGCCAGAGCCTCGGCGCATGGCTGCAGAACCCGTGGGTGCTTGGTACGTTTGGCGTCCTGCTGACCGTTTTCGCGCTGACCCTGATCGCCGGCTTCGACATCGCGTTGCCGCAGCGCTGGCAGGACGGCGTGTCGCGTGCGTCGACAGGGCGTTCCGGCGGCAAGTTTGCCGCGGTGGCAGTAATGGGCGCGCTATCCGCGTTGGTGGTTGGCGCTTGCATGACCGCGCCGCTCTTTGCCGTGCTGGCGTTCATCGCGCACACAGGCGACGCGTTGCTCGGCGGCGCGGCGCTGTTCTCGATGGGACTCGGGCTCGGTGTGCCCCTCCTGATCATCGGGCTTGGCGCCGGTACTTTGCTGCCGCGCGCCGGCGCGTGGATGGACGGCGTCAAGGTGTTTTTCGGCGTGGTGCTGCTGGCGGCGGCCCTGTGGATCGTCTGGCCGGTGCTTGGTGCGACCGCGACAATGCTGCTGAGTGCGCTGTGGTTGCTGATCGCGGCCGCCGGACTCGGTCTTTTCTCGGCACCAGCGGTGGGTATTTCCGTCTGGCGGCGGCTCGGCCGGGGTATCGGCGCGGCGCTGGCTATCTGGGCAGCGGTGCTGCTGGTTGGCCTCGCTGCAGGCTCCTCCGATCCGCTGCGTCCGCTAGCTGTCCTGGCTGTGTGGGGTGACGGCGGGGAGGCTAACGTGGCAAGTGTTTCCAAATCGCCGAATAGGTTGTCACAGAGCGATCTGACATTCGCTCCGGTTCGTTCCTCGACCGATCTCGACGAGGCCGTCAAAACGGCTGCGCAGCCCGCTATGCTCGATTTTTACGCAGACTGGTGCGTGAGCTGCAAAGAAATGGAGAAGTTCACGTTTAGCGATCCGCGTGTTCAGGCGAAGTTGAAGCAGATGAACCTGCTGCGCGCCGACGTCACCGCAAATAACGCCGACGATCAGATGCTGCTCAAGCGCTTCAGCCTGTTCGGCCCGCCCGGCATCATCTTTTTCGACCAGGGGGGCAAGGAAGTGCTGCGCGTCGTCGGCTACGAGTCCGCGGACAAGTTTTTGCGCACCCTCGATCGCGCCAACGCGCCCGGGGCGTAA